From one Actinomycetota bacterium genomic stretch:
- a CDS encoding FtsQ-type POTRA domain-containing protein, with protein MNGRKAENKKIAARRRKVALRRFWYFFKFFLMFLFLGAAVYGLNYFYNSEYFKIKEIEISGYQHYSQQELSACLGSFKGKNFFEVDQKMVEEVIFKDCSWVKEINFSKVFPDKVSVAVIERKPFLIAHYRGGYFLLDNQGVVLESISPQELEQYNQIVLVVNALDFKPEIGDKVAKKNVLSCGEVYSSMDNELRTIFKHAQVESGLGDIIFITNQGGRVVFGSSDHIPQKLSILKELLKDDVNYNIIDLTNFENPVIN; from the coding sequence ATGAATGGTAGAAAAGCTGAAAACAAAAAAATAGCTGCCCGCAGAAGAAAAGTAGCCTTAAGAAGGTTCTGGTATTTTTTTAAATTTTTTTTGATGTTCCTGTTTTTGGGAGCAGCAGTATATGGATTAAACTATTTTTATAATAGTGAATACTTTAAAATAAAGGAGATTGAAATAAGCGGTTACCAGCATTACAGCCAGCAGGAATTGAGTGCTTGCCTGGGCTCATTTAAGGGTAAAAACTTTTTTGAGGTCGACCAGAAAATGGTAGAAGAAGTTATTTTTAAGGACTGCAGCTGGGTAAAAGAAATAAATTTCAGTAAAGTATTTCCAGATAAGGTGTCGGTAGCAGTAATTGAAAGAAAACCTTTCTTAATTGCTCATTACCGGGGTGGCTATTTTTTGTTGGATAATCAAGGAGTGGTTTTAGAATCAATAAGCCCCCAGGAACTGGAGCAATACAATCAAATAGTCCTGGTAGTAAATGCTCTTGATTTTAAGCCGGAAATAGGAGATAAAGTGGCTAAGAAGAATGTTCTTAGCTGTGGAGAAGTTTATTCCAGTATGGATAATGAGCTCAGAACAATTTTCAAACATGCGCAGGTAGAAAGCGGGCTGGGCGATATTATTTTTATAACCAATCAGGGGGGCAGGGTAGTATTTGGCAGTAGTGACCATATTCCGCAAAAATTGAGCATATTAAAAGAATTATTAAAAGATGATGTAAATTATAATATAATAGATTTAACAAATTTTGAGAATCCGGTAATAAACTGA
- a CDS encoding D-alanine--D-alanine ligase: MDYAQYFSNLSIRGKKDSIRVGVIAGGVSAEREVSLKTGTQIFNALQNLGYQVKFIDFKNDFTSQFSDIDIAFLALHGRYGEDGTVQGALELLKIPYTGSGVLSSAMVIDKVLTKKLLQCEGIPTPEYIALEGPDYGALADIEDRIQSTMGYPVVIKPNREGSTIGITISRNQKGTEAGIAEAAKHDNVILIEKFITGRELTVSILGRQAIALPIIEIRPKSGFYDYQSKYTVNMTEYLVPAQMDDDLAEGISRYAIQSHKLLSCSSLSRVDFILDQHNVPYLLEVNTMPGMTPTSLVPKAAAAAGISFEYLVEIILNFADLKI; encoded by the coding sequence ATGGATTATGCGCAGTATTTTAGTAATTTATCTATCAGGGGAAAAAAAGATTCTATTAGGGTCGGGGTAATTGCAGGAGGAGTGTCTGCAGAAAGGGAAGTATCCCTTAAAACTGGAACCCAGATATTTAACGCTTTACAGAATCTAGGGTACCAGGTTAAATTTATTGATTTTAAAAATGATTTTACATCTCAATTTAGTGATATAGATATCGCCTTTCTGGCTTTACACGGCAGGTATGGGGAAGATGGTACCGTGCAGGGGGCACTGGAGCTTCTCAAAATTCCATATACCGGTTCCGGGGTGTTATCCAGCGCAATGGTTATTGACAAGGTTTTAACCAAAAAGTTGCTGCAATGTGAAGGTATACCTACTCCGGAATACATTGCTTTGGAGGGGCCTGACTATGGTGCCCTGGCCGATATAGAGGACAGGATCCAGTCTACTATGGGTTATCCGGTAGTTATTAAACCTAATCGTGAAGGTTCTACCATCGGTATCACCATATCCCGTAACCAAAAAGGGACAGAAGCAGGTATAGCGGAGGCGGCAAAACATGATAATGTAATATTGATTGAAAAGTTTATAACCGGCAGGGAGTTAACGGTCAGCATACTGGGCAGACAGGCCATAGCTTTGCCTATAATAGAAATAAGGCCGAAGAGCGGTTTTTATGACTACCAGTCCAAGTATACGGTTAACATGACTGAATACCTGGTCCCGGCACAAATGGATGACGATTTGGCTGAGGGTATAAGCAGGTATGCTATTCAGAGCCATAAACTGCTGAGTTGTTCCAGCTTGTCCCGGGTTGATTTTATCCTGGACCAGCATAATGTGCCCTATCTATTGGAAGTAAATACCATGCCGGGAATGACTCCTACCAGCCTGGTGCCCAAAGCGGCAGCCGCTGCCGGGATAAGTTTTGAGTATCTGGTAGAAATTATCTTAAATTTTGCTGATTTGAAAATTTAA
- the murB gene encoding UDP-N-acetylmuramate dehydrogenase, with protein MGNLKIKGQPDIQGMVFNYDISGKCSLKAGGRVFAFAAVDNLEQLQHAYDFLRNIGLEVMVMGSGTNILFHQDFTNIGVLQLGRDFKHISNAKGLIKAGAAANLGKVIVEGAKIGYDLSPLSGIPGTIGGAIKGNSGNICSYVDSIRYFSGQGEVKCHKLKESDYGYRQFKAGQAEIILEAELAGSRGKPDKIMKNIREAIRKKKLAQPIGARSAGCFFKNPPGYAAGQLIQEAGLKGFRYGDAAVSGQHANFLINCGHASAEDIFVLSQIVKELIFLKYNINLEHEVRLVGF; from the coding sequence ATGGGTAATTTGAAGATCAAAGGCCAGCCGGATATCCAGGGAATGGTGTTTAATTATGACATTTCTGGTAAATGCTCCCTTAAAGCGGGGGGCAGAGTCTTTGCCTTTGCCGCTGTAGATAATCTGGAGCAGCTTCAGCATGCTTATGATTTCTTAAGGAATATTGGACTTGAGGTTATGGTGATGGGCAGCGGTACCAATATTTTATTCCATCAGGATTTTACCAATATTGGGGTGCTGCAGCTGGGAAGAGATTTTAAGCATATTTCAAATGCCAAAGGATTGATTAAGGCAGGGGCGGCAGCAAATCTGGGTAAAGTTATTGTAGAGGGTGCTAAGATCGGATATGATTTATCCCCACTGTCCGGCATTCCCGGTACGATAGGAGGAGCCATCAAGGGCAATAGCGGTAATATTTGCAGCTATGTAGATAGTATACGGTACTTTTCCGGGCAGGGGGAAGTCAAATGCCATAAGTTAAAAGAAAGCGATTATGGCTATCGCCAGTTTAAGGCTGGCCAGGCAGAAATCATATTGGAAGCAGAATTGGCAGGATCCCGCGGAAAACCGGATAAAATAATGAAAAATATAAGGGAAGCTATCCGTAAGAAGAAACTAGCCCAGCCTATAGGAGCCAGAAGTGCGGGTTGTTTTTTTAAAAACCCCCCGGGATATGCTGCGGGACAGCTTATCCAGGAAGCAGGGCTTAAAGGTTTTAGGTATGGGGATGCTGCAGTTTCCGGGCAGCATGCTAATTTTTTGATTAATTGCGGCCATGCCAGCGCAGAGGATATTTTTGTTTTATCCCAAATTGTTAAGGAGCTGATATTTCTAAAATATAATATAAACCTGGAGCATGAAGTAAGATTGGTAGGATTTTAA